A region of the Candidatus Dojkabacteria bacterium genome:
CTGGTAAGAGCTCGAAATGTGCTTCCCGTACACGGACATTTGTCATTTAGGGTGCAGCATGGAAAGCTTCTTAAAAAATGGGGATACAAGGATGAAAATATTCTTATAGCTGATGATGGAACGGTGTGGGAATACACCGGGCGCAACTGGGTTGCCGTTGAACAACTCAAAGTTTCGCCGGTTTTGGTTGACGGATCAATGGTTATGAAGAAAAACGATCAGGTAATGCACGAACGTGTGAATATGTCTGAGTCCGGGGTAGTGTTAGTCAAGGTTAGTAGTTCTCGTGAAATTAAGTTTGCAAGCAAGGGAATTGCACCTGAGTCATATATGAATAATGTATTTAAAGAGCTCGAATCTTTGGTTAGGGAGGAGCTGAATTCCAAGAACAGTGCCAAGGAAGCGGCGATTGTAGCCGTAGTCAAGAAACACATTGAATTTAAACTTGGAAAGATCCCCGAAGTGTTTGTGGCGGTTAGTGATCAGTGAAATAGTAAAGTAGTGAAACAGTAAAGTAATAACCAACTTACCAACTTCAGTCAAAGGCTGATCTGTCTCCTTGTCCGCCCTTTGGTGGATGGCAGAAACTAACTTACCAACTTGACAAACTGTACCCGGCTTTACTAAAATAGCAGTCGTGGATTTAAACTGCCAATAACGTAAAACGTATAACATATAACTTTACTTAAATAACCATGGAAAAAATAATCCCTATCGGACATAGAGTCTTATTGGAACCACTTGAAGAGAAAAAAACAATAGGTGGTCTGGAAGTTCCCGAAACCGAGAAGCAAGAATCACGTAAGGCTAAAGTTGTTGATTTGGGAAGCGGAATCGATAAAGACGGCAAAAAGCGCGAGTTCCGGGTTAAAAAGGGGGACACTGTAGTGTATAAAAAATACGCAGGTGAGGACTTTGAGCTTGACGGTAAAAAGCTTGTTGTTATTTCGGAGGACGATATCATTGCGGTAATTCAATAACTAGTAAGGACATGTCTGTGACTTGTCCAATAACATGCAATCTGTAATATATAACTTTTTAAAATCTTAAAATGGCAAAACTAGTAACTCATGGTGATAGTGCCCGAGAAAATCTTCTTAAGGGTGCAAACCTTTTGGCCGATGCAGTAAAGTCGACACTGGGACCTGGTGGTCGCAATGTAGCAATAGGTAAGTCCTTTGGTGGTCCTCAAATTACCAAGGACGGCGTGACTGTTGCAAAAAGTGTTGAAAACAAAGACCCATTAGTTAATGCGGGAGTTGACATGATTAAAGAGGCTGCTGTCAAAACCGGTGATATTGCCGGTGATGGTACTACTACGGCCGTTGTAATTGCTCAGTCAATAATCCAGTTAGGTATTAAAAATATTGCTGCAGGTGCCAATCCAATGGAGATTAGAACCGGAGTTGAGAAAGGTATTAAAGTTATTGTTGATAAACTCGAAAAAAATGCCAAAAAGATTAATACTCGTGATGAGGTTGAACAGGTTGCCGTTGTAAGTACAAATAACGACAAAGCATTAGGTGCACTTATTGCGGATGTTATTGATAAGGTTGGAAAAGATGGTGTCGTTACGGTTGAGGAGTCCAAAACAATGGAAACCACAATCGATTATGTTGAAGGTATGCAGTTTGACAAAGGCTACATTAGTCCTTACTTTGTGACCAATACCGATAAACTTGAGGCCGAGCTTGAGGATCCTGCAATTCTTATTACCGACAAAAAGTTAAGTACTATTCAAGATATTACTCCAATTGCCGAGCGAATTTTACAAGGACTTAAAAAGCCATTGGTTATTATTGCCGACGAAGTCGAGAATCAGGCACTTGCTACACTTGTATATAACAAGCTTCGTGGAGCAATTCAGGTTGTTGCTGTTAAGGCTCCCGGATTTGGTGACAGACGTAAGTCAATGCTCGAGGACATTGCTATTTTAACCGGTGCTAACGTGATTTCCGAAGAAACTGGTAGAAGTTTGGAATCAATTGATCCGGAGGATTTAGGATCTTGCGAAAAGATTATCGTCCAAAAGGAAAATACAATTATTGTTGGTGGAAGTGGTGAAAAGAAGGCTATAACCGAACGGGTTGCTCAGATTAAAAAAGAAATGGAACTTGTTACATCGGATTATGACAAAGAAAAATTACAAGAACGACTTGCAAAGCTTTCCGGTGGAGTTGCCGTTATTAACGTTGGTGGCGCTACAGAGGTCGAGCTTAAAGAGCGAAAAGATAGGGTAGACGATGCTTTGCATGCTACTCGTGGTGCTTTGGAATCAGGTGTGCTTCCCGGTGGCGGTATTGCTTTTTTGGATGTTGTTTCGGAACTCGATGATATTAAGGAACTTCGTGGTGATGAAGTTGTCGGTATCAAAATACTAAAAGAGGCGTTAATGTCTCCTATTAAGCAGATTGCTGAAAATGCAGGTAAGAATGGAGATGTTGTTGTTGATAAATGTGGAAAAGGTATTGGATATGATGCAAGAAACGACCGATTTATCGATATGGTTAAAGAGGGTATTGTTGACGCTGCTAAGGTTACAAAATATGCGCTTATTCATGGTGCTTCCGTTGCTGTTATGCTTCTTACAACCGAGGCATTAATCGTCGACGAACCCGAAGATGAAAAGGCTTCTGCCGGTGCTCCCGATATGGGTGGTATGGGCATGATGTAACCGGCGTGTTCCTTTTGCCGGTTAAGGCACTGATGACACAGGGCAAATGTTGTAGCATAATGAAAGGGAATGTTTTGCGATGTACTCAGATATGATATATTGGACCAGGAAATAAGTTCAGTATATCAACTAGCCATGCATACAATCCCGACAGGTTCCGCAAAGTCAGCATCTGCAAAAGTCTTGCCTATTGCGCCGGAGCCTCCATTAGAAAAGCTTATTCAAATGTCCTTGCCGCCCGATATTAAGGCCGATGCAATGGCCGCTCAATAAGGATTTGAAATTAAATCTACAGGCGCTGCAGCTGTAGAGCTCGAAGATGCTGGTACGCAGTTAGTAGAAGCTCTTACTGGTGCAACAGAAACTGCCGCAGAAAACGTTGAAACAGATGTACAAAAGTCACGTAAAGGTATTTGGGAGTTTTGGGGTACAGCCATAGGTGAGAACTGGCGAAGGGTTTTAAACGTCGAAGATACAACCTCCTTTAAAGATCATGCTAAGGGTCTGGCATTTGACCTTGTTGTTTGGGCAACGTCACTTGGGGTAGATGTTGCAGACCTTTCTGTACTTGTTAATGCAGTGGACTTAGCGATTCCCGGTGCTGGGACAGCCATTTCTGCTGGTATAGACATGGCCTCAAGTGCAGTTGTAGGTAAAGCCACCGATGTAATTTATTCAAAAATGAAAGAAAAGGAGCTTAGAGATCAAGGCATTTCAGAAGCAGAAATATCAGAGCGTAAGAAAGGGGGTGAATTTAAATATGTTAGTGATACTGCCAGTGCAATTGCGCTTGCGCTGGGTTGGATCCCTGGGCTTAAAGAGGTAATAAGTAAAACATCTGTACAGGCGACACTTAATCTTATGAAACATTCAGCATTTACAGGTAGTACGTACGAAAGTGGGCTTGCTAGAGTCGAAGCATTTCTTGATGGGAAAACAGAGGCAGAGTTTAGAGCATTTGCGGAAGCACTTGGTATTAACCTTGGGAAAGATAAAGAGACAACAAAAACAAGTGATCGGACAATGGTTTCCGGTATTATTGTTAAAACCCTGGCATCGCTTTTTGCGACACAGCAGACTGTATCGACAGCTGCAACTGCTTCTTTCTAACCTAACTAAGATAATTTAAATATCGCTAATGGACATACAAGAACTAATAAATCAAAGTGTGGTTATCGAGAGACCTGCCAAAAAATCGCTAATTAATCTTGCTAAACTTCTGCCGGAAAATAGTCTGGAGCCGCTTAAGAAAATCTTAGAAACGGGTCAGGAAAAAATTAGATCTCACATCGAAACTTATCTTTTGGCTGTGCACGAAGCATTTGCCGAATACAAGAGGACTGTTTTGCAAATAAAAGGGCTTAAGGTTTTTGAAAAGTCAGAAGTTATTAAAAACGTTAATGTAATTGAAAATGCGATGATTGATAAAATTCTTGAGACGTTAGTTTAGTGACGTCTTCGATAGTTGACTTTAAAGGTACTTTCTAATATTCTTGAGTATTGGACATTGCATGGTTCCTGTGTTTCATGCTATAATACGCAATGTAATTAACTGCTAAATTTATACAATAACGAAAATGACTACTAATTGGTCTGCAGGACTAGAAGTGAGAACCCTTTCGCAACGACCCGATGCATCAGTAGCGGCTCAAACAAGTACTGGTAATGTTTTTGTTGATGCTAATCCTTCTGCACAAGGGACTGTTGATGCTAGGCCAACCGCTCCACAAACTCAACCTCCGGCTCAATCTGAGCGAACCGCTCAAGGTCAACCTCCTGTAATGGAAGCACAACAACCAGAAAGTTCACCAGAAGCACAGGATCTAGTAGACCAAGCAACAGCTGAGCTCCGTAGTGAATTAAATGGGGCTTCAGCAGAGGCTGCAGCTGCAATAGAGAGCGAAACTCAAGCTGCTCACAAGGGTCTTTGGGATCATGCAAAAGAGGTTGCAAGATGGCTTCTCAATGTTGATCAGGGCAAAACTCTTCCTGGTACGGCAGTTGGAGTTTTAAGGGATCTTGCTGTTTTGGGGATCTTCGTGGGAGTAGATCTGGTGGATGCACCTCTAATTGGGCATGGAGTGGAGGCTTTGTTTGGTGGATTAAATTCTGCGTTGGGTGCGCGTGAAGCTAAGTTCAAGGATCTAATTGATGCATATTTGAAGGGTAACGCAAATGCAATCAACGGAATTAAACACGAGTTTCAGGAAGTTGTACTGGATGTAGTTAAACAAAAATTAGGCATGGATCCTAAAGTACCTATTGGTGAATCCTTTGGAGTAATAATTGGTAGAACGGTAAGAGACTTGTTTGGGAGAGTCATGGGTTCTACTGCACAAGCAGCCGCATAATTTGTCTATACTTAAGTTTAAACTGCCAAAATGAACATGCAAAACGTCATAACAAAAAGTACAGTTATAAGTCCTTCTGTCAAGGAAGCTCTTAATAACCTTTCAGTGGTATTGCCAGAGGATATCATTCAGCCAATTACTGATATTTTAGAGGATGCACAGGCAAAAATAGATTCAAAGGTTGAACAATATTTTTTGTCTGTACAAGCCTCTTTTAGTAAATATAAAGCTAAGATTCTTTCAATTGACGGACTTTCATTGAGATTAAAGGCACAGATAGTGTCCAACGTGAACACTATCGAAACCGCTATTATGGAAAATATAATTAAATCTTTAAGTTAATAATAAATAGAGCATGGCAGTAAATCCAATTAGGGGTCCGGTACCACAATTTTTGGGTGGACCTCGTGGGGTAATGAATGAAGTCAATGCTGTTGTTCAACGACCTGCTGAGAATGTTTTTCGCTGGATTGACGAGAACCTTAGGCCCGTTAGAGTAATAGGTCGGCTTGCACAACGAATAGGCAATGCTTTCGATGCAGTTGATAATGTCGCACGTGGAGTTAGACCAGGTGTTGGTAATGTTGTTGATCAGCTCGACGCCCTTCGTGGAAATGTAGCCCAAGCCGCTGCAAACGTAGTCGATAAGGTGCCTTTGGTTGGGCATAGACTTAGCCAAAATATAGAGGAGCATCACGTTATTGCAGGCAAAGAAGTAGAAAACCTAGATAGAAGGTTTTATAAAAAGACAAGGGGAAAATCACTTGAGCAAATCGTTGATGCGCAGCTTCACTATAATGCAAAGCGTGCAGAGTATGAAGATATTGCAAATCAGCCTACGGTTCCTGGTGCACCAAATCTTGTAGAGCAATGGGCCGCCGGGCGTACAGCAGACATTGATTTGCATGGGCGGGAAGAGCTTGCTCAAATAGATCCATCAGATACTGCCGCCATTGACAAAAAGCGAAAAGAAATTGCCGCAAGACTTATGGCAGACGAAGATATGCGAGGTGCAGTTTTGGCTGGAAATGTTATGGACAGAAATTCTTCAAAAGCGGTTCTTGATGCAAAATATGGTAGGGCTAACGCAGACCAAATGGTCAAAATTATAGAAAAGAGTGCAAATGCAATGACTCCTACATATGGAGAAGTTCGCGGAGAAAAGAGATTAACCCAAGTTGATACACTGTCTACAGACGATCCGAGGCTTGGCGTAAGACTTGATATTGCTTCGGACATTGTAAAGAAAAACGCCCTAGATGCTGCCAGTAAAGAGTTTGGTAGAAGAATTGCCGATCCGATTTTGGAAGGTCAAAAGGTTGATAGGCAGATTGGATTTTTCCGGGATGGTAAGGCTAGGGATTTTGTAGCTGATCTTAGGGCCGGGCTTAGTAAACCTCCTACGGCTGACGAAATCAAAAGACTTGAAAAGGCTTTAAATAAAAGCCCATTTAACCAAAGAGTTGATATTGACGATAGACTTGCAACACCAGGATCAAGAGTTGGGCCTGCGGCCAGAGCGCTTGATGTTATCTGGCGAGAAATTTATACGTACGAAGGACTAAGAAATATTGATCTTAGTAAGCCCAAAGATAGAAATGACTTCAGAAAGACAGTTCTATGCAATATTTATGGTTTAGATACAGATTTAGATCCCAAGGTTAGGGATATGCAGAAGGTTACTGCAGAAGCCAAGAAAATTGCCGATGCTAATAACCCCGCTGACAAAGCCAATGCCATAAGTGCGCTTATGGCTAACACGCATATTTCAGAAAATATGAAGTTTGCAATTCTTTTTGATGCTGCCGTAACAAAGGGTAAAAACATAAATGGAACGCAGAACATTGAACAAATAATTGCATTTATGGATGGGAAGACAATGCCAGAAGTTATGCAAGATCTTGCTAACGCACTAGGCGTTGCCGATTTAAATAGCACTGCGCCAGGAATTAATAACATGGTTGATTATGTGTTTAATATGCTTCCCGATGTGCAATTACTCGTGGAAACTCCAGATGGTGATCTTAACCAAGCAATGTGTGAAGCCTTTATGAAGATGCAGCTTCTCGTTGATATGGACAAATTTATGGTAATGAAGGCAGATGGTTCCGGATGGGAATTTGCGGTTGATGCTAACGGAATTGCTTATTGTCCTCCAAACCTGCAGCCAGCTGTTTTCAAGTACATGGAAATGCTAGGTAAGGACAGAAATATGGGCAATGGATTCCTTAAGGCTGTTGGTGAATGGGCAATTGCAAACGCTGGAGGCGCTATGGGTGTCACAATCGATCAGTTACCTGA
Encoded here:
- a CDS encoding co-chaperone GroES, with protein sequence MEKIIPIGHRVLLEPLEEKKTIGGLEVPETEKQESRKAKVVDLGSGIDKDGKKREFRVKKGDTVVYKKYAGEDFELDGKKLVVISEDDIIAVIQ
- the groL gene encoding chaperonin GroEL (60 kDa chaperone family; promotes refolding of misfolded polypeptides especially under stressful conditions; forms two stacked rings of heptamers to form a barrel-shaped 14mer; ends can be capped by GroES; misfolded proteins enter the barrel where they are refolded when GroES binds) encodes the protein MAKLVTHGDSARENLLKGANLLADAVKSTLGPGGRNVAIGKSFGGPQITKDGVTVAKSVENKDPLVNAGVDMIKEAAVKTGDIAGDGTTTAVVIAQSIIQLGIKNIAAGANPMEIRTGVEKGIKVIVDKLEKNAKKINTRDEVEQVAVVSTNNDKALGALIADVIDKVGKDGVVTVEESKTMETTIDYVEGMQFDKGYISPYFVTNTDKLEAELEDPAILITDKKLSTIQDITPIAERILQGLKKPLVIIADEVENQALATLVYNKLRGAIQVVAVKAPGFGDRRKSMLEDIAILTGANVISEETGRSLESIDPEDLGSCEKIIVQKENTIIVGGSGEKKAITERVAQIKKEMELVTSDYDKEKLQERLAKLSGGVAVINVGGATEVELKERKDRVDDALHATRGALESGVLPGGGIAFLDVVSELDDIKELRGDEVVGIKILKEALMSPIKQIAENAGKNGDVVVDKCGKGIGYDARNDRFIDMVKEGIVDAAKVTKYALIHGASVAVMLLTTEALIVDEPEDEKASAGAPDMGGMGMM